GTTCAAGGTCATCACCGACCTCGAACGCATCGCGGATCTGGCCACCAACCTCGGCGAGTACACCTTCGACGCCGACCGCGACGTCTTCCCGGAGGTCGACGTCCAGGCCATCGGCGAGTTCGCCGAGACGATGGTGGCCGACGCGATGGCGGCCTACGCGGCCGGCGACGCCGACGCCTGCTACGCCATCGACGAGCGCGACACCGAACTCGACGAGCGGTGCGAGCGCGCCTCCGACACCGTGGTCCGCGAGCTCATCGGTATCGAGGGCGACCCCGTCGACGACGTCGACCAGCTCATGACCGACGTCTCCCGGTTGCTGCTCACGATCCGCGACCTCGAACGCGTC
This window of the Halococcus salsus genome carries:
- the phoU gene encoding phosphate signaling complex protein PhoU; its protein translation is MPRESYQAQLEALREDVLYMSEVVLERLRMGLDALARKDDRLARKVIEGDDEINGMYLDLEGDCIDLFALQQPVAGDLRFIASSFKVITDLERIADLATNLGEYTFDADRDVFPEVDVQAIGEFAETMVADAMAAYAAGDADACYAIDERDTELDERCERASDTVVRELIGIEGDPVDDVDQLMTDVSRLLLTIRDLERVGDHAVNISARTLYMVENDDELIF